One bacterium DNA window includes the following coding sequences:
- a CDS encoding HU family DNA-binding protein, which translates to MAKTMKEAKPGAKESKPPFNKGDLIEFVAKQTNLPKTQAKTAVEAVLDGIKKNAKRDVRLVGFGSFAVVKRKARKGFNPKTGQKMDIKPSRTVKFRPGQAFKASV; encoded by the coding sequence ATGGCCAAGACGATGAAGGAAGCGAAGCCCGGTGCGAAGGAGAGCAAGCCTCCGTTCAACAAGGGCGACCTGATCGAGTTTGTTGCCAAGCAGACCAATCTTCCCAAGACCCAGGCCAAGACCGCTGTGGAAGCGGTGCTGGATGGCATCAAAAAGAATGCCAAGCGTGACGTCCGCTTGGTCGGGTTCGGATCCTTCGCCGTGGTGAAGCGCAAGGCGCGGAAGGGATTCAATCCCAAGACCGGTCAGAAGATGGACATCAAGCCCTCGCGGACCGTCAAGTTCCGCCCGGGCCAGGCCTTCAAGGCCAGCGTCTGA